GCACTCTCTTTTCTGCAGCTTGCTCTTTCAACTCATAGTAGGCGTCTACATAGCCTAATGAACCCAAGCCGTTTGACCCACCGACCCCGATAACATAAGGACGCAATCCTTCCGCCTTTACTTTTTCAGCCTGCTGGTTCAATGCCTGCCCCATCTCTTTTTGCGTACTCGCTCCCGAAAAAACAACATCTACTCCCATGTAATGATTCAAAAGATAATTTCCGCTTTTGTTCTCCGGTTTATGGCCTCCTAATACAAGAATGGGTTTTAAACCTAGCTGTATGGCCATAGCTGCCGTCGCCCGAGCGTGATTAGAATTGAGTCCGCCTGTCGTTATGACAGTATCTGCTCCGTTTCTAATCGCGTCAGTCAACAGGTATTGCAGCTTTCGCTTCTTGTTTCCTACTGTTAAAATATCTCCGTTTGCGTCATCACGTTTCATCCAAATCTCTCGATCCAGTATGGCACTAAGCCTTGGCAGAAAGTGCAAAGGACTTTCCATTTGCCTCTCTTGCATCATGCTCATAGATAAAACCTCCTTTTTCCCTTCCTTCCCTCCATTTCATCTTTACTTTCGAGCAGCAATAACCTCGATTTCAATTAGCGCATCTTTTGGTAGACGATTTACCTCCACAGTAGAGCGAGCAGGACGATGATCCCCCATGAATCTGGAATATTCTTCATTCATAGCTGAAAAATGATTCAAATCTTTTATAAAAACAGTTGTTTTCACAATATGTTCGAGCGAAAAGTTTTCTGCCTCTAGAATGGCTTTCATATTCTTCAATACTTGTTGTGTTTGAAGGATTATATTATCTTCAACCATTTCATTTGTTTCGGGGATGATCGGTATTTGTCCGGAGAGAAAAAGAAAATCATCCACACGAACCGCTTGCGAGTAGGGTCCAATAGCTTTTGGAGCGTTATCCGTTGAAATAACTTTCATCATATGTATCCATCCTCCTATGCCTCTTCCTTTTGCGTTAAAGACTTGGTTAAGTAGCATCCCAAGCAGGGATATGCTTGGGATGTTAGGATCGTCGTTATTTCATTTATTTGGTACAAATTTGATCGAGAAACTGCTCGACCTCTTCCCGGCTTTTTCCGAGTTTACTTACGAAGCGTCCCAGTTCCTTCCCTTCTTGAAAAGCAATAAAGCTGGGGATTCCAAACACATCTAGCTTCTCTAACAGTTCCGCAAAATGGTCTCGGTTTACTGCGATCATCTCTATTTTTTCTTTGAACGCTTCTTCCACAGCTGGCATGAATGTTTCAACGTGCTGACAATCTGGACACCAATCAACATAAAATTTCGCGACAACTGGTTTTGCTGATAAAATCGCCTCATCAAACTCTTGCTGTGTTTTGATCTCTTTCATCATTACAATCCTCCCTTTACCTCTACGATTTGATTAAGGAACTGCTCAACCTCTTCCTGGCTTTTTCCGAGTTTACTTACAAAGCGCCCCAGTTCCTTCCCTTCATGAAAAGCAATAAAGCTGGGGATACCAAATACATCAAGCTTCCCCAATATTTCTGGAAAATGATCCCGATTCACTGCGATCATATCCATTTTTTCTTTGTACGCTTCTTCCACAGCTGGCATGAATGGATCAATGCGCTGACAATCCGGGCACCAATCGGCATAAAACTTAGCGACAACCGGTTTTGTTGATAGAATTGCCTCATCAAACTCTTGCTGTGTTTTGATCTCTTTCATGATTACACCCCTCCACAATTCCTAATGTTAAAAACATTGTGTATTAACTAGTTGTTCCAATCACCCCTTTCTCCAAAATGTCCTGCTCGCTCACGCTTTTGAATCAAGATATCTTTCGCAATCCAGAGCAGCCATGCAGCCGCTTCCTGCAGCCGTTATTGCCTGGCGGTATTTGTGATCTTGCACATCACCGCAGGCGAATACGCCAGGAATGTTTGTTTCGGTTGTACCCGGATTCACGATGATATAGCCCAGATCGTCCGTTTTGACTTGATTGTCTAAAAAAGCTGTGTTCGGCCTATGTCCGATTGCTATGAAAATGCCATCCGATTCGAGAATTTCTTCTTTTCCTGTATCGCTGTTTTTTACTTTCAAGCCAGTAACGCATTTATCTCCTGCGATCACTTCTTCAGGAATGTAATTTAAGCTCCAGGTAATATTCGAATTATTTCGGGCGCGGTCTTGCATAATTTTGGAGGCGCGAAGCTCGTTCCTGCGATGAACAACACGAACCTCTGAAGCAAACTTCGTTAAAAAATTCGCTTCTTCCATAGCCGAATCT
This is a stretch of genomic DNA from Brevibacillus choshinensis. It encodes these proteins:
- a CDS encoding thioredoxin family protein, with protein sequence MKEIKTQQEFDEAILSAKPVVAKFYVDWCPDCQHVETFMPAVEEAFKEKIEMIAVNRDHFAELLEKLDVFGIPSFIAFQEGKELGRFVSKLGKSREEVEQFLDQICTK
- a CDS encoding thioredoxin family protein; the encoded protein is MKEIKTQQEFDEAILSTKPVVAKFYADWCPDCQRIDPFMPAVEEAYKEKMDMIAVNRDHFPEILGKLDVFGIPSFIAFHEGKELGRFVSKLGKSQEEVEQFLNQIVEVKGGL
- a CDS encoding RidA family protein; amino-acid sequence: MKVISTDNAPKAIGPYSQAVRVDDFLFLSGQIPIIPETNEMVEDNIILQTQQVLKNMKAILEAENFSLEHIVKTTVFIKDLNHFSAMNEEYSRFMGDHRPARSTVEVNRLPKDALIEIEVIAARK
- a CDS encoding 1-aminocyclopropane-1-carboxylate deaminase/D-cysteine desulfhydrase, which translates into the protein MSMMQERQMESPLHFLPRLSAILDREIWMKRDDANGDILTVGNKKRKLQYLLTDAIRNGADTVITTGGLNSNHARATAAMAIQLGLKPILVLGGHKPENKSGNYLLNHYMGVDVVFSGASTQKEMGQALNQQAEKVKAEGLRPYVIGVGGSNGLGSLGYVDAYYELKEQAAEKRVQFDWLFASAGSGGTIAGLIYGCYLHKDATRIVGVSSWLKTADIKIQIESCLHEAASLKDDERKLQLDHLPVYLHDEYIGEGYGYPTDGGMEALHLLASKEAILLDHVYTAKAMAGCIDYIRKEIVKPAEKVLFWHTGGTPGLFAISG
- the trxB gene encoding thioredoxin-disulfide reductase yields the protein MYKTVILGTGPAGLTAAIYLARANMSPLVIEGPEPGGQLTLTTDVENFPGFPDGIMGRELMQNMREQAEHFGAKFIRGWVKKVDLSNSPFIVTVEGLEEMKTQSLIISTGASVKLLNIPGEKENIGRGVSTCATCDGFFFRGKKIIVVGGGDSAMEEANFLTKFASEVRVVHRRNELRASKIMQDRARNNSNITWSLNYIPEEVIAGDKCVTGLKVKNSDTGKEEILESDGIFIAIGHRPNTAFLDNQVKTDDLGYIIVNPGTTETNIPGVFACGDVQDHKYRQAITAAGSGCMAALDCERYLDSKA